The following nucleotide sequence is from Tardiphaga alba.
CCGAATAGTCCTTGTAGACAGCGACGGCATGGGCGCCGAAGATTTCGCTCTTCATCACTTCCGAGAAGCCGAGAATGGCATTCAGCGGCGTGCGCAGTTCGTGGCTCATCTGGGCGAGGAAGCGCGACTTGGCGACATTCGCTGCTTCGGCGCGATGGCGCGCCTCATCCGAGATCGCCTTGGCCTGTTCGAGTTCGCCGATCAGCGCATCCTTCTCGGCGCGCGCTTCCAATGCCGCCAGCGTCGTCGAATGCAGGCGCTGCGCCAGCAGGATGAAGTAGCCCTCCGCAGCAACGGCGAGTGCTGCGAGGACATAGTTGTCGAAGGTGCCGCGCAACACGAAGCTCAGCGCAACGCCGAAGGTCACGGGCGCGGTGGCGGCGATGGCTGCGATCGGCAGGCTTGATGCGAGCATGCTCGAGACCGCCACCACCAGCAGCATCAGGAACATCATCAGCGAATTGGAGACGACGTCCGCACCGGTCGGATGCACCAGGATGGTGGTCCATGCCAGTCCGTACAGCAGATCGAGCGCCATGAAGCGCGTGCGCCATTTGCGCGTCGCATTCGGAGCGGGCGGTTCGGCCAGATAGCGATTGCAGGCACGCAGGATCACGGCGTGGATGCACAGCATGCCGCAGGCCCAGGCGGCAGCGGGCAGCGGCTGCAGCCAGGCGCCGAACACGAGTCCGGTGCCGACCACCAGCAGCGTCACCACCAGCGAGGCGGAGAGGCGGGTCTGGGCGTATTGGCGAAGCAATTCGCGGTCGAAGGCGGGGCGGGTGCCGGAGGTCGAGGTCAGGCGGTCGCGGGCCTCGCGCACGCGCTGCTGAGCCGCCCGCCGGTTACGTGCCGGTGCAGCGACGGGCTCTTCAGCCGGAAGCTGGACGACCTCGGGCCTGGCGGCGGGCTCACTCATCACGCTTACACAAATCCTGCACGCAACTGCGGGCGGTTTTCACAGATCGTTATCTGTGCCGCACAATCCTTAAAGGGCGCCTTAAAGAACGCGGCAATCCGGTTAATTTACAGTGAAAACGAAAGCGGCCGGGGAAGCGCGATACGCTTCGCCCGGCCGCGGATTTAGTCGCGTTTTGAAGAGCTTACTTCTCCAGACGCGCGAGCAGCGCAGACGTATCCCAGCGCTTGCCGCCGATCTTTTCCACTTCCGAGTAGAAGTTATCGACCAGTGCGGTGACGGGCAGGCTGGCGCCGTTGCGGCGGGCTTCGGCGAGGCAGATCGACAGGTCCTTGCGCATCCATTCGACGGCAAAGCCGAAGTCGAACTTGCCGTCATTCATGGTCTTGTGGCGGTTCTCCATCTGCCATGACTGGGCGGCGCCCTTGGAGATCACCTCGACCACCGAATTGACGTCCAGCCCCGCCTTCTTCGCAAAATGGATGCCTTCCGACAGCGCCTCGACGAGGCCGGCGATGCAGATCTGGTTGACCATCTTGGTCAGCTGGCCAGAGCCGGCGGGGCCGAGCAGCTTCTGCATCTTGGCATAGGCGGCGATGATCGGATCGACCTTGGCATAGACCGAGGCCTCGCCGCCGCACATCACGGTGAGGGCGCCGTTCTCGGCGCCGGCCTGGCCACCGGAGACGGGGGCATCGATGAAGTGGAAGCCGGCCTTGGTGGCGGCGGCGTCGAGCTCACGGGCAACTTCAGCCGAGGCGGTGGTGTGATCGACAAAAATCTTGCCCTTGCCCATGCCGGAGAAGGCGCCGTCCGGGCCGGTGGTCACCGAGCGCAGGTCGTCGTCATTGCCCACGCAGGCCATGACGAAATCCTGGCCTTCGGCAGCAGCCTTGGGGGTCGGGGCAGACTTGCCGCCGAATTTCTCCACCCATGCTTTCGATTTGGCCGCGTTGCGGTTGTAGACGGTGACCTCGTGGCCGCCTTTGGTGGCGAGATGACCGGCCATGGGGAAGCCCATGACGCCGAGACCGATGAAAGCAACTTTGGCCATATCCGAACCCTTTGGATGTTGCCGGCTGTGCCGCCGGCTATCGACTGTGGGGAGTTGGTGCCCGCGCAGGCGGCGGGAACACGAAGAGGCCGCAGCATAGTCGTTGGGCGGGAAGCGGCAAAGCCCCGTGGTTGCGGGCATGCCACTTTGTGTGCGCCGCGAGAAGGGCGCGGCACGGGATTGCGCCGGCGCAAATCCCGCCGCAATCGTGACCGAAACGCCATGGACATGGCGCGCAGGTGCTCTATCTGTGCGGTTGGGATTTGCCCAACGGGAGACAGCATTTGAGCGTTTCGAAACAACAGGTTCTGGATGGCCTTGCCAAAGTGGCGTCGCCGCGTGGCGTGCCGCTGGTGCATGCCAATGTGTTGTCCGAAATCGCTGTCGCGGACGGCAAGGTGATGTTCTCCATCAATGTGGATGCCGCCGAGGCACGGGCCTGGGAAAGTGTGCGTGCGCAGGCCGAAGCCGCGGTGCGCGCCATTCCCGGTGTCACGGGCGCAATGGTGGCGCTGACGGCGGAACGGAAGCCCGGCTCGGCGCCAGCAACGCCGCATCGTCATGGTCCCGGCGGCCATTCCCATGGCGTACAGCCGGTTTCGGCGCATCGGCCGCATCAGCCGCCTGGCGCGCCATCCGCGATGAGCAAGCAGGCCGAAGTTCCCGGCGTGAAGGCTGTCATCGCGGTGGCCTCGGGCAAGGGTGGCGTCGGCAAGTCCACCACCTCGCTGAACGTGGCGCTGGGCTTGCGCGATCTCGGCCTCAAGGTCGGCTTGCTCGATGCCGACATCTACGGCCCCTCGGTGCCGCGCCTGACCGGCATCAACGAGAAGCCGGTGCTCGACGACGACAAGAAGATGATCCCGATCGAGCGCTTCGGCCTCTCGATCATGTCGATCGGCTTCCTGGTCGAGGAGGAAACCGCGATGATCTGGCGCGGGCCGATGGTGATGTCGGCGATCACCCAGATGCTGCGCGATGTCGCCTGGGGGCAGCTGGACGTCCTCGTCGTTGATATGCCGCCCGGCACCGGCGATGCCCAGCTGACGTTGGCGCAGAATGTGCCCCTGAAAGGCGCCGTGATCGTTTCGACCCCGCAGGACCTGGCGTTGATCGATGCGCGTCGGGGTCTTGCCATGTTCACCAAGGTCAATGTCCCCGTCCTGGGGATTGTCGAGAATATGAGCTACTTCCAGTGCCCGGAATGCGGCACCCGGTCGGATATTTTCGGCCATGGCGGTGCCCGCCATGAGGCCGAGCGGCTGGGGGTCCCGTTCCTCGGCGAGGTGCCGCTCCATATGTCCATTCGCGCGATGTCGGATGCAGGCACGCCCGTGGTGGTCAGCGAGCCGAATGGCCCCCATGCGGCCATTTACCGGAGGATCGGCGAACAGGTCCGGGACGGCCTGAAAGCCGTTTTGGCCTGATGGCGCTGCGCCCGCGAAGCGGGCGCGGAATGCCGCATAGAACTTTCGTCCAATCGGGCGAACTACGACACTCGTCTCATTTTCCGCCGCTTCATAACCGTGTTACATCACCCGCGACCAAGAGCATCTTCGGTTGAATCGCGCAGTGATCGCGCCGTCGAAAAGCTCGAAGGATTTTTGGGGAAACGCTTTCAAAAGGAGAGCTTGAATGAAGCGTCGTGAGTTTTTGAAGGTCTCGGCAGCCGGTGCTGCAGCGACCGCCGCCGTGGCCTCGCCGGCCATCGCGCAGTCGATGCCGGAAGTGAAGTGGCGCCTGGCGTCCTCATTCCCGAAGTCGCTCGACACCATCTATGGCGGCGCCGAGATGATGGCCAAGCAGGTCTCGGAAATGACCGACGGCAAATTCCAGATCCAGGTCTTCGCGGCCGGTGAACTGGTGCCGGGCCTGCAGGCGCTCGATGCCACCTCGAACGGCACTGTCGAAATGTGCCACACGGTGTCCTACTACTATGTGGGCAAGGACCCGACCTTCGCGATCTATGCGTCGGTCCCGTTCGGCCTCAACGCCCGCCAGCAGAATTCCTGGTGGTATCAGGGCGGCGGTGAGCAGCTCGGCAACGAGTTCTACAAGAAGTTCGGCGTCATCGGTCATCCCTGCGGCAACACCGGCACCCAAATGGGCGGTTGGTTCCGCAAGGAGATCAAGACCGTTGCCGACCTCAACGGCCTGAAGATGCGCATCGGCGGTATCGCTGGTCAGGTATTGCAGAAGGTCGGCGTGGTGCCGCAGCAGCTCGCTGGCGGTGACATCTATCCGTCGCTGGAAAAGGGCACCATCGACGCGGCCGAGTGGGTCGGTCCGTATGACGACCAGAAGCTCGGCTTCCAGAAGGTCGCGAAGTACTACTACTATCCCGGCTTCTGGGAAGGCGGCCCGACGGTCCACGCATTCACCAATCTCGACAAGTTCAATTCGCTGCCGAAGAACTATCAGGCGATTCTTGCGAATGCCTGTGCAAACGCCAATAGCTGGATGGCTGCGCGCTACGACATGCAGAACCCGCAGGCGCTGAAGCAGCTGGTGGCATCCGGCACGCAGCTGCGTCCGTTCACCAATGAAGTGCTCGATGCCTGCTTGAAGGCAACCAACGAGCTCTGGGCTGACATCTCGTCGAAGAACCCCGACTTCAAGAAGTCGATCGACGCGATGCAGGCCTATCGGTCGGACGAATATCTGTGGTGGCAGGTTGCAGAATATACCTACGACAGCTTCATGATCCGCTCGCGTACGCGCGGCTGATCCAGGTCAACAAACCGCATCGAGAAGCCCGGTTTCCGCGAGGAAGCCGGGCTTTTTCGTGCAAATTCACTTGGATTTCAGTTCGTGATTGCTCCATCATCGCACCACGCCTCCGACAGAGAGGCGCGGAAATTTGAGGGAGGACTTCATGAAGCGTCGTCAGTTTATTCGCATGGCCGGGCTCGGCGCCGCGGGCGCAGCCACCGTGGCATCACCCGCCATCGCGCAGTCGATGCCGGAAATCCGTTGGCGACTGACATCGAGCTTCCCGAAATCCCTCGATACGATCTACGGCGCCACTGATCTGTTCGCAAAAGCTGTCGCCGAAGCGACGGACAATAAATTCCAGATCCAGGTGTTCGCAGCGGGCGAAATCGTGCCCGCGCTGCAGGCACTGGATGCGGCATCGAACGGCACGGTCGAGATGGCGCAGACCGCCGGCTATTACTATGTCGGCAAGGATCCAACTTTTGCGATCGGCACATCGATGCCATTCGGCCTGAACAGCCGCATGCAGACGGCGTGGTTGCATTCGGGCGGCGGCGCCGAACTCTTCAACGACTTCCTGAAAAACTACAATCTGATCGCTTTCGCCGCCGGCAATACCGGCTGCCAGATGGGCGGTTGGTTCCGCAAGGAGATCAAGGAAGTCGCCGATCTCAACGGGCTGAAGATGCGCATCGGCGGCATCGCCGGCAATGTCCTTGCGAAGATCGGCGTCGTGCCGCAGCAGGTCGGCGCAGGCGATATCTACGCGTCGCTGGAAAAGGGCACGGTGGATGCCGCAGAGTTCGTCGGGCCTTATGACGACGAGAAGCTCGGCTTCCAGAAGGTCGCGAAATACTACTATTACCCCGGTTTCTGGGATGGCGGCCCGACCATCCATCACATGGTCAATATCGCGAAATGGGAGCAGCTGCCTCCGGCCTACAAGTCCTTGATCAAGACCGCATCGTCGATGGCAAATGAAGCGATGCAGGCGCGTTACGACGCGTTCAATCCGCCTGCGATCAAGCGGCTTGTTGCGGGTGGCACGCAACTGCGCGCATTCTCACCGGCGATCCTCGATGCGTCGCTCAAGGCGGCCAACGATCTGTATGCGGAAATCGCGGCGAAGAATCCGAATTTCAAGAAGCTCTACGACCACATGGTGGCGTTCCGCGCGGATCAGTATGCGTGGTGGCAGGTCGCGGAATTTTCCTACGACAACTACATGATCCGTTCGCGCCCGCGCGGGTGAGGGCGGCTAAAGCCAGTCCGGAAGCCGGCCTCTGCGAGGTGGCCGGCTTTTTGGTCGATCGAGATCTCAGTCTAGGGCGTGCTGTGGCCGCTCAGAGCCGTCCAGGGATTCAGCAGGCGGACGCCCATCGGCGAGAAATCAGCGACGTTGCGTGTCACCACCGTCATGTCGTGCACGAGCGCGGTCGCAGCGATCCAGGCGTCGCGATCCGGCCTGGGATCGGGGCAATGCAGCTGCGCGCATTGAAACGCAACGTCTGAATCGATTGGCAGCGTCCGAACCGAGAATTGTGGTCGCACGTCTGTTTCCATCCATATGCGTAAGCGATTGCCTTGCAGGATGTCTCGACGTGCGATCCTGAGAATGCCGGTTTCGATTTCCATCAGCGTGATCGGCGAGACATAGCAATCAGCGGGATCGACCGTTGCGAACCATGCGGCAACGCCTGGTGCGACGCGGCCATCGCTGATCTTGCGCAGTTCCGAGACGACATTCGTGTCGAGAAGGAACATGGGCTGTGCCGGCAAGCATTAGTCGAATTCAGGAATTCGTGGCGGCGTCTTCGGGCGTTCAAGCTCGCTGTCCAGATCGATATCCGACAAGTTCGGGGCCGCTAATGCCTCAGGGAGAGTCAGGTCGCCGCTTTTCAAACGACGATAGGCGTCGATGCTGAGCAAGACGTGTCGGGGCTCACCCTGATCCGTAATGAAGACAGGCCCATCCGACGCCGCCTCTGTGGCACGATCGGGGGCTCGTGCAAACTCATTCCGTGTCAGCGTCGTCATCTGCAGCAAGCCTCATTCATTCTGACCAGCCAGACCGGGCAAACACTACCCCAATCCGGCCGCCCGATCAAATATTGCCAGCTACTACTTCGGCTGCCCGAAGTCCGGCATCGCCGGCATCTCAATCTGCGGGATTTCGATCTTCACGTTGGACGTGTCGATCACCGTGTTGTCGATCCAGTAGGTCACGAGGCCCGGCCACATGATCACGATGATCACCAGCAGGATCTGCATGCCCACCCACGGGATGGCGCCCAGATAGATGTCGCGGCTCTTCACTTCCGGCGGCGCGATGCCGCGCAGATAGAACAGCGCGAAGCCGAACGGCGGATGCATGAACGAGGTCTGCATGTTCACGCAGAGCAACACGCCGAACCAGACCAGATCGATGCCGAGCTTGGCAGCGACCGGCGCCAGCAGCGGGATGATGATGAAGGCGATCTCGAAGAAGTCGAGGAAGAACGCCAGGAAGAACACGAAGATGTTCACGAAGACGAGGAAGCCCACTGCGCCGCCGGGCAGGCCCGTGAGCAGGTGCTCGATCCAGTGCGAACCATCCATGCCCTGAAAGACGAGGCTGAAGCAGGTCGAGCCGATCAGGATGAACACCACCATCGAGGTGAGGCGCATGGTCGAGGTCATGGCCTGTTCGACCAGCGGCCAGGTGAGGCGGCGATGGATGGCGGCCAGCACGATCGCACCGACGGCGCCCATGGCGCCGGCTTCGGTCGGTGTGGCGAGGCCGAGACCGATAGTGCCGAGCACCAGGAAGATCAGCACCAGCGACGGGATCATGCCCCACAGCACGCGGCTGATCAGCTTCCAGCCCATCGGCTCGCGTGCATGCTCCGGAATCGGCGGCATCGAGGTCGGGCGCAGGATCGACATGATCACGATGAACAGCAGGAAGATCACGACCTGCAGGATCGAAGGGCCGATGGCGCCGAGATACATATCGCCCACCGAGCGGCCGAGCTGGTCGGCCAGCACGATCAGCACCAGCGACGGCGGGATCAGCTGGGTGATGGTGCCGGATGCGGCGATCACGCCAGTGGCGAGCTTCATGTCGTAGCCGTAGCGCATCATGATCGGCAGCGAGATCACGCCCATGGCGATCACCGATGCGGCGACGGTGCCGGTGATGGCGCCGAGCACGGCGCCGACCAGGATGACTGCGTAAGCAAGGCCGCCGGGGATTTTTCCGAACAGTTGGCCGGTGCCTTCGAGCAGGTCTTCAGCAAGGCCGCAGCGCTCGAGGATGGCGCCCATGAAGGTGAAGAACGGGATCGACAGCAACAGGTCGTTCGAGATCGTGCCGTAGAAACGAAACGGCAGCGCCTGCAGGAATGACGGATCGAAATGTCCGGAGAAAATGCCCAGAATTCCGAAGAACAGGCCGACAGCGGCGAGCGAGAAGGCGACCGGGAAGCCGAACACCATGAAGCAGATCATGGTGCCAAACATCAGCGGAGGAAACACGCCGTAGGAGAACATCGGTGGTCCTGACTATCGATTATCTGGTCGCAACGCGAAGGGCTGAAAAAGCAAACGCCGCTATTGCAGCGGCGCTTCGTAATGGGTGTCGATCTTGACGAGGCCGGCGAGGGCGGCGATGCGCTTGATCAGTTCGGCGACGCCCTGCAGCACCAGCAGCGCGAAGCCGACCGGCAGTACAAGCTTCACCGGCCACAAGATCAGGCCGCCGGCATTGCTGGAATATTCCTGCGAATTCCATGAATTCAGGAAGAACGGCGTCGTCATGTAAGTGAGATAAATCATCGCCGGCAGCAGGAAGACGCACAGGCCGATAATATCGATCCACAGCCGCGCCCGATCGGAGACGGCGGAGTAGAGCAGATCGACGCGCACATGCTCGTTAAGACGCAGCGTCTGCGAAGCGCCGAAGAACACGATGCCCGCGAACATGTACCACTGGATCTCGAGCCAGCCATTCGACGAGTAATGAAAGAGATAGCGGATCGTGGCATTGCCGGCGCTGATAAGGCAGGCAAACAGCACGAGCCACTTGGCGACGAAGCCGAAGGCGT
It contains:
- a CDS encoding sensor histidine kinase; this translates as MSEPAARPEVVQLPAEEPVAAPARNRRAAQQRVREARDRLTSTSGTRPAFDRELLRQYAQTRLSASLVVTLLVVGTGLVFGAWLQPLPAAAWACGMLCIHAVILRACNRYLAEPPAPNATRKWRTRFMALDLLYGLAWTTILVHPTGADVVSNSLMMFLMLLVVAVSSMLASSLPIAAIAATAPVTFGVALSFVLRGTFDNYVLAALAVAAEGYFILLAQRLHSTTLAALEARAEKDALIGELEQAKAISDEARHRAEAANVAKSRFLAQMSHELRTPLNAILGFSEVMKSEIFGAHAVAVYKDYSADIHNSGVHLLNLINEILDLSRIEAGRYELNEEAVSLEHVVADCHHLLKLRATSRGITIHEVFEHGMPRIWGDERACRQIVLNLLSNAIKFTPQGGEIWLKVGWTASGGQYLSCKDTGSGIAEDEIPIVLASFGQGSNSIKSAEQGAGLGLPIAKSLIDMHGGTFTLKSKLRIGTEVIITFPPERVMSALAPVTEDSPPLQPDYEITDEKRRPRNKPIMNAGTGL
- a CDS encoding NAD(P)-dependent oxidoreductase, which codes for MAKVAFIGLGVMGFPMAGHLATKGGHEVTVYNRNAAKSKAWVEKFGGKSAPTPKAAAEGQDFVMACVGNDDDLRSVTTGPDGAFSGMGKGKIFVDHTTASAEVARELDAAATKAGFHFIDAPVSGGQAGAENGALTVMCGGEASVYAKVDPIIAAYAKMQKLLGPAGSGQLTKMVNQICIAGLVEALSEGIHFAKKAGLDVNSVVEVISKGAAQSWQMENRHKTMNDGKFDFGFAVEWMRKDLSICLAEARRNGASLPVTALVDNFYSEVEKIGGKRWDTSALLARLEK
- the apbC gene encoding iron-sulfur cluster carrier protein ApbC, which translates into the protein MSVSKQQVLDGLAKVASPRGVPLVHANVLSEIAVADGKVMFSINVDAAEARAWESVRAQAEAAVRAIPGVTGAMVALTAERKPGSAPATPHRHGPGGHSHGVQPVSAHRPHQPPGAPSAMSKQAEVPGVKAVIAVASGKGGVGKSTTSLNVALGLRDLGLKVGLLDADIYGPSVPRLTGINEKPVLDDDKKMIPIERFGLSIMSIGFLVEEETAMIWRGPMVMSAITQMLRDVAWGQLDVLVVDMPPGTGDAQLTLAQNVPLKGAVIVSTPQDLALIDARRGLAMFTKVNVPVLGIVENMSYFQCPECGTRSDIFGHGGARHEAERLGVPFLGEVPLHMSIRAMSDAGTPVVVSEPNGPHAAIYRRIGEQVRDGLKAVLA
- a CDS encoding TRAP transporter substrate-binding protein, whose protein sequence is MKRREFLKVSAAGAAATAAVASPAIAQSMPEVKWRLASSFPKSLDTIYGGAEMMAKQVSEMTDGKFQIQVFAAGELVPGLQALDATSNGTVEMCHTVSYYYVGKDPTFAIYASVPFGLNARQQNSWWYQGGGEQLGNEFYKKFGVIGHPCGNTGTQMGGWFRKEIKTVADLNGLKMRIGGIAGQVLQKVGVVPQQLAGGDIYPSLEKGTIDAAEWVGPYDDQKLGFQKVAKYYYYPGFWEGGPTVHAFTNLDKFNSLPKNYQAILANACANANSWMAARYDMQNPQALKQLVASGTQLRPFTNEVLDACLKATNELWADISSKNPDFKKSIDAMQAYRSDEYLWWQVAEYTYDSFMIRSRTRG
- a CDS encoding TRAP transporter substrate-binding protein yields the protein MKRRQFIRMAGLGAAGAATVASPAIAQSMPEIRWRLTSSFPKSLDTIYGATDLFAKAVAEATDNKFQIQVFAAGEIVPALQALDAASNGTVEMAQTAGYYYVGKDPTFAIGTSMPFGLNSRMQTAWLHSGGGAELFNDFLKNYNLIAFAAGNTGCQMGGWFRKEIKEVADLNGLKMRIGGIAGNVLAKIGVVPQQVGAGDIYASLEKGTVDAAEFVGPYDDEKLGFQKVAKYYYYPGFWDGGPTIHHMVNIAKWEQLPPAYKSLIKTASSMANEAMQARYDAFNPPAIKRLVAGGTQLRAFSPAILDASLKAANDLYAEIAAKNPNFKKLYDHMVAFRADQYAWWQVAEFSYDNYMIRSRPRG
- a CDS encoding type II toxin-antitoxin system VapC family toxin — its product is MFLLDTNVVSELRKISDGRVAPGVAAWFATVDPADCYVSPITLMEIETGILRIARRDILQGNRLRIWMETDVRPQFSVRTLPIDSDVAFQCAQLHCPDPRPDRDAWIAATALVHDMTVVTRNVADFSPMGVRLLNPWTALSGHSTP
- a CDS encoding type II toxin-antitoxin system Phd/YefM family antitoxin — translated: MTTLTRNEFARAPDRATEAASDGPVFITDQGEPRHVLLSIDAYRRLKSGDLTLPEALAAPNLSDIDLDSELERPKTPPRIPEFD
- a CDS encoding TRAP transporter large permease; protein product: MFSYGVFPPLMFGTMICFMVFGFPVAFSLAAVGLFFGILGIFSGHFDPSFLQALPFRFYGTISNDLLLSIPFFTFMGAILERCGLAEDLLEGTGQLFGKIPGGLAYAVILVGAVLGAITGTVAASVIAMGVISLPIMMRYGYDMKLATGVIAASGTITQLIPPSLVLIVLADQLGRSVGDMYLGAIGPSILQVVIFLLFIVIMSILRPTSMPPIPEHAREPMGWKLISRVLWGMIPSLVLIFLVLGTIGLGLATPTEAGAMGAVGAIVLAAIHRRLTWPLVEQAMTSTMRLTSMVVFILIGSTCFSLVFQGMDGSHWIEHLLTGLPGGAVGFLVFVNIFVFFLAFFLDFFEIAFIIIPLLAPVAAKLGIDLVWFGVLLCVNMQTSFMHPPFGFALFYLRGIAPPEVKSRDIYLGAIPWVGMQILLVIIVIMWPGLVTYWIDNTVIDTSNVKIEIPQIEMPAMPDFGQPK
- a CDS encoding TRAP transporter small permease subunit codes for the protein MDRLSDAFGFVAKWLVLFACLISAGNATIRYLFHYSSNGWLEIQWYMFAGIVFFGASQTLRLNEHVRVDLLYSAVSDRARLWIDIIGLCVFLLPAMIYLTYMTTPFFLNSWNSQEYSSNAGGLILWPVKLVLPVGFALLVLQGVAELIKRIAALAGLVKIDTHYEAPLQ